The Deinococcus hopiensis KR-140 genome has a window encoding:
- a CDS encoding ABC transporter permease yields the protein MPYLLRKFGFLLFTLWVAVTLNFILPRLVPGDPIGAMIAKYQGKLDPAAVDALKIAYGLNDQGSALSQYFSYLGKILHGDFGRSIGQFPTPVRDIVAQAAPWTIGLIGVCTVLSFLLGSALGLYSAWRRGSRVADALPPIALFLNSMPYFWFALLLLYLLAFRASVFPLGGNLDPFLTPFSGQWWASMLRHAVLPAVTIVLTAAGGWLITMRNNVMGVMGEDYIAFARAKGLSEGRLLNRYVLRNALLPSFTAFGMALGFVVGGSILTEQVFSYPGLGLQLFTAVTNLDYPLMQAIFLFIALAVLIANFLVDALYVLLDPRVRDGKAG from the coding sequence ATGCCCTACCTGCTGCGCAAGTTCGGTTTCCTGCTGTTTACCCTGTGGGTCGCCGTAACCCTCAACTTCATCCTGCCGCGCCTGGTGCCCGGCGACCCCATCGGGGCCATGATCGCCAAATACCAGGGCAAGCTCGACCCGGCCGCCGTAGACGCCCTTAAAATCGCGTACGGGCTGAACGACCAGGGCAGCGCCCTGAGCCAGTACTTCTCCTACCTGGGCAAGATCTTGCACGGCGACTTCGGGCGCTCCATTGGGCAGTTTCCGACGCCCGTGCGCGACATCGTGGCGCAGGCCGCGCCGTGGACCATCGGACTCATCGGCGTGTGCACCGTCCTGTCCTTTCTGCTGGGCAGCGCCCTGGGACTGTACAGCGCTTGGCGGCGCGGCAGCCGGGTGGCCGACGCACTGCCGCCCATCGCGCTTTTTCTGAACTCCATGCCGTACTTCTGGTTCGCGCTGCTGCTGCTGTACCTGCTGGCGTTCCGGGCGAGCGTGTTTCCGCTGGGCGGCAACCTCGATCCCTTTCTCACCCCCTTCTCGGGCCAGTGGTGGGCGTCCATGCTGAGGCACGCCGTGCTGCCAGCGGTGACCATCGTGCTTACCGCTGCGGGCGGCTGGCTGATCACCATGCGCAACAACGTGATGGGCGTGATGGGCGAAGACTACATCGCCTTCGCCCGCGCCAAGGGCCTGAGCGAGGGGCGACTGCTCAACCGCTACGTGCTGCGCAACGCGCTGCTGCCCTCCTTCACCGCTTTCGGTATGGCGCTGGGCTTCGTGGTGGGTGGCTCGATCCTGACCGAGCAGGTCTTCTCGTACCCCGGACTGGGATTGCAACTGTTTACCGCCGTGACCAACCTCGATTACCCACTGATGCAGGCCATCTTCCTGTTTATCGCCCTGGCGGTCCTCATCGCCAACTTTCTGGTGGACGCCCTGTACGTCCTGCTCGATCCGCGCGTGCGTGACGGGAAGGCCGGATGA
- a CDS encoding ABC transporter substrate-binding protein, with the protein MHRNLSAAALLAAALTVSATTTASAQQPKSVFTVVRSSQWGANNLNPFAPGDQHLLPTNSAIYESLFYVNSLNGKVTDVLGTDYAWSKDNKTLTVTARGGVKWNDGQAFTADDVAFTFNYLKKYPALDTSGLWKNGLTAVKAGGNKVTFTFNAPNTPIFQYVAGQIIVPEHIWSKITDPVTETNTKPVGTGPFVMDTYSQQALRVLKNPNYWMKGQPYIDAIVWTATNSNDSALLKLLKGEADYGYVGISDPKGQYASKGPSYAYYWPVSGDNYLYFNTAKAPFSDPAFRRAVAQAINTADVAQKAYAGAAKAAHSSGVIPAQQKQWLPSSAKNLEIKFNPAAADAALTKAGYKKNAQGVRLGKDGKPLPTFKILVGAGWTDFITMAQVMSEDLKKVGVNTQIDQQAWSSYSGGFQGGTYDMGISWGWGGGPTPYYLFNQSFSPEFSAPVGKTAASNLSRYTNPVVSKTLDAFRTTSDPAQQKRLMGNVISTVMRDMPWFPLTDRLNFSLYNTSRFTGFPTNENPYTDGSADDTLAARLMYLNVKPK; encoded by the coding sequence ATGCACCGTAACCTGAGCGCCGCCGCCCTCCTCGCCGCCGCCCTGACCGTCTCCGCCACGACCACCGCGTCTGCGCAGCAACCCAAGTCCGTGTTCACAGTCGTGCGCTCGTCGCAGTGGGGGGCGAACAACCTCAACCCCTTTGCGCCTGGTGACCAGCACCTGCTGCCCACCAACAGCGCCATCTACGAGTCGCTGTTCTACGTCAACAGCCTGAACGGCAAGGTCACCGACGTGCTGGGCACCGACTACGCCTGGAGTAAGGACAACAAGACCCTGACGGTAACCGCCCGCGGCGGCGTGAAGTGGAACGACGGCCAGGCCTTCACGGCGGACGACGTGGCCTTTACCTTCAACTACCTCAAGAAGTACCCGGCGCTGGACACGTCGGGGCTGTGGAAAAACGGCCTGACGGCCGTGAAGGCCGGCGGCAACAAGGTGACGTTTACCTTCAACGCGCCCAACACCCCCATCTTCCAGTACGTTGCGGGCCAGATCATCGTGCCTGAGCACATCTGGAGCAAAATCACGGACCCCGTGACCGAGACGAATACCAAGCCCGTGGGCACCGGCCCCTTCGTGATGGACACCTACAGCCAGCAGGCGCTGCGGGTGCTGAAAAATCCCAATTACTGGATGAAGGGCCAGCCGTACATCGACGCCATCGTGTGGACGGCCACCAACAGCAACGACTCGGCGCTCTTGAAGCTGCTCAAGGGCGAGGCGGATTACGGCTACGTGGGCATCTCGGATCCCAAGGGCCAGTACGCGTCCAAGGGGCCGAGCTACGCCTACTACTGGCCGGTGTCGGGCGACAACTACCTGTACTTCAACACCGCCAAGGCCCCCTTCAGCGATCCCGCTTTCCGCCGCGCCGTCGCGCAGGCGATCAACACTGCAGATGTGGCCCAGAAAGCCTATGCGGGCGCGGCCAAAGCGGCCCACAGCAGCGGCGTGATTCCCGCCCAGCAAAAGCAGTGGCTGCCTTCCAGCGCCAAGAACCTGGAAATCAAGTTCAACCCGGCTGCTGCCGACGCCGCGCTCACAAAGGCGGGTTACAAGAAAAACGCGCAGGGGGTGCGCCTGGGCAAGGACGGCAAACCCCTGCCTACCTTTAAGATCCTGGTGGGCGCGGGCTGGACCGACTTCATCACGATGGCGCAGGTCATGAGCGAGGACCTGAAGAAGGTCGGGGTCAATACCCAGATCGACCAGCAGGCCTGGAGCAGCTACTCGGGCGGCTTCCAGGGCGGCACGTACGACATGGGCATCAGCTGGGGCTGGGGCGGCGGGCCCACGCCGTACTACCTGTTCAACCAGAGCTTCTCGCCTGAATTCAGCGCGCCAGTGGGCAAGACGGCAGCGTCGAACCTCAGCCGCTACACCAACCCCGTCGTGTCCAAGACGCTCGACGCCTTCCGGACCACCAGCGATCCGGCCCAGCAAAAGCGCCTGATGGGGAACGTCATCTCCACGGTGATGCGCGACATGCCCTGGTTCCCGCTGACGGACCGCCTGAATTTCTCGCTGTACAACACCAGCCGCTTTACCGGCTTTCCGACGAACGAGAACCCCTACACGGACGGCTCGGCGGACGACACCCTCGCCGCCCGCCTGATGTACCTCAACGTCAAGCCCAAGTAA
- a CDS encoding LacI family DNA-binding transcriptional regulator, giving the protein MTEVLTKTTVTLADVAQTAGVSKMTVSNVINNKPGMTEKTRQRVQQAIKATGYVVNPAARALAGKRSNMIGVLTPRLNWPFVSEILHGASVTAEAAGLNLAIFTTASNAQLERERATMLRTMADGVLLVIPTEDEHSIFRDAVPVVTLGAHGQRTVQVDNHAGGRLAAQYLTGLGHCRIAHITGQHSHRPDAQEREEGFLAGLREAGVEPRPEYLQEGEFSEEGGERAAQRLLSLPEPPTAIFAANDRSAIGALRAAGAQGVRVPHDLSILGFDDIYAARVTDPPLTTIRQPLEEMGERAVQLLIDLIRSAAPPESHILFPATLVVRSSTAPPGQEASVGP; this is encoded by the coding sequence GTGACCGAGGTCCTCACCAAGACCACGGTGACTCTGGCCGACGTCGCCCAGACGGCCGGGGTCTCCAAGATGACCGTCTCGAACGTGATCAACAACAAGCCTGGCATGACCGAGAAGACCCGGCAGCGTGTGCAGCAGGCCATCAAGGCCACAGGCTACGTGGTCAACCCCGCTGCCCGGGCACTGGCAGGCAAACGCAGCAACATGATCGGCGTGCTGACGCCGCGCCTGAACTGGCCCTTCGTGTCCGAGATTCTGCACGGCGCGAGCGTGACCGCCGAGGCCGCTGGACTAAACCTGGCGATTTTCACCACCGCCAGCAACGCGCAGCTGGAACGTGAACGCGCCACCATGCTGCGGACCATGGCCGACGGCGTGCTGCTGGTCATCCCCACGGAAGACGAACACTCCATCTTCAGGGACGCCGTGCCGGTGGTTACCCTGGGCGCACACGGACAACGCACCGTGCAGGTCGACAACCACGCGGGCGGACGCCTCGCCGCACAGTACCTGACGGGCCTGGGCCACTGCCGCATCGCCCACATCACGGGGCAACACAGTCACCGCCCGGACGCCCAGGAACGCGAGGAGGGCTTTCTCGCCGGACTGCGCGAGGCCGGGGTGGAACCCAGGCCCGAGTACCTGCAGGAGGGTGAATTTTCCGAGGAGGGCGGCGAGCGCGCCGCCCAGCGGCTGCTGAGCCTGCCCGAGCCGCCCACCGCGATTTTCGCGGCCAACGACCGCTCGGCGATCGGGGCCCTGCGCGCCGCCGGGGCGCAGGGCGTGCGGGTGCCCCACGACCTCTCCATCCTGGGCTTCGACGACATCTACGCCGCTCGCGTGACAGATCCGCCCCTGACCACCATCCGGCAACCCCTCGAAGAGATGGGCGAACGGGCGGTCCAGCTGCTGATCGACCTGATTCGCAGCGCCGCTCCCCCCGAGTCCCACATCCTGTTCCCGGCCACCCTCGTCGTTCGCAGCTCAACCGCGCCGCCCGGACAGGAGGCCAGCGTGGGTCCCTAG
- a CDS encoding response regulator transcription factor, which translates to MKTVLIVEDNAGVRTLVREYLEEHGYRVRVASNGQEGLLEARHTRPDLVLLDVMMPGMDGLEFLRRFRATEQVPVIFLTARDTELDKVLGLELGADDYVTKPFSMAELLARVRAHLRRGQEPGVPTTLRAGELELDSVSRTFAVRGARVDLTRSEFELMAALLRLPGRVFSRLELLEQLQEEALGSERTIDVHVRNLRAKVEEEPGKPRFIETVFGVGYRLNPDLTP; encoded by the coding sequence GTGAAAACCGTCCTGATCGTGGAAGACAACGCCGGGGTGCGGACGCTGGTGCGCGAGTACCTCGAAGAACACGGCTACCGGGTGCGCGTGGCGTCAAACGGCCAGGAAGGGCTGCTCGAAGCTCGGCACACCCGCCCGGACCTCGTGCTGCTGGACGTGATGATGCCCGGCATGGACGGCCTGGAGTTCTTGCGCCGCTTTCGGGCCACCGAGCAGGTCCCCGTGATTTTCCTGACCGCCAGGGACACCGAACTCGATAAGGTGCTGGGACTTGAACTCGGCGCGGACGACTACGTGACCAAGCCCTTTTCCATGGCCGAGCTGCTGGCCCGCGTGCGCGCCCACCTGCGCCGGGGCCAGGAACCCGGCGTGCCCACCACCCTGCGCGCCGGAGAACTCGAACTCGATTCGGTCTCCCGGACCTTTGCCGTGCGCGGGGCCCGGGTAGACCTCACCCGGTCTGAGTTCGAGCTGATGGCGGCCCTGCTGCGCTTGCCAGGCCGGGTCTTTTCGCGCCTGGAACTGCTGGAGCAGCTGCAGGAAGAAGCGCTGGGCTCCGAGCGCACCATCGACGTACACGTCCGAAACCTCCGCGCCAAGGTGGAGGAGGAACCCGGCAAACCCCGCTTCATCGAAACCGTGTTCGGCGTGGGTTACCGCCTCAACCCAGACTTGACGCCATGA
- a CDS encoding HAMP domain-containing sensor histidine kinase: MRRPFWQTLAWRLTLAFVLVAAAALGTVGFISAASTRSEFSALLGEQAREDLAAQVQAYVQAHGSLNGFRPAGQGPAAQGQGQGQPPRPGNPGGPRTDVPGDGFRFRTPWTVLDTGYRAVFGTPDLPAGVQVTGQRAAGATPVQVAGRTVAYLLPSGLRPRTDRRSEEFLARTTRAIAWAMLGAALLAALLGVLISRTLLRPLRELLGGIHALQRGEAPAALAHTRSDEFGEVLGAFGEMHADVLRNQQARRRLTADIAHDLNTPLSVISGTLEGILDGTFQSTPERLRRLQRETGNVARLVGDLRFLALADAGELQVSREPTDVTALIREAVAPFQELAAAGGVTLRAALPEGGLHAELDPGRITRVLHNLLSNALAHTPAGGEVQVEAAAEGGSLWVRVADTGSGIAPENLPHVFDRLYRADTSRSSGGSGLGLSICKSIVEAHRGTIAVMSEPGRGTAVTFTLPGLTF, from the coding sequence GTGAGGCGGCCCTTCTGGCAGACGCTGGCCTGGCGGCTCACGCTGGCCTTCGTGCTGGTGGCCGCCGCCGCGCTGGGTACGGTAGGCTTTATCTCGGCGGCCTCCACCCGCTCGGAATTCAGCGCGCTGCTGGGCGAGCAGGCCCGCGAGGACCTGGCCGCGCAGGTGCAGGCCTACGTGCAGGCGCACGGCAGCCTGAACGGGTTCCGCCCTGCGGGCCAGGGCCCAGCGGCGCAGGGGCAAGGGCAGGGACAGCCTCCCCGCCCCGGGAATCCTGGCGGCCCGCGTACCGACGTTCCTGGCGACGGCTTCCGCTTCCGCACGCCTTGGACCGTGCTGGACACAGGGTACCGCGCGGTGTTCGGAACGCCGGACCTGCCCGCTGGTGTCCAGGTAACGGGTCAGCGCGCGGCGGGGGCCACGCCCGTGCAGGTGGCTGGCCGCACCGTGGCTTACCTCCTGCCCTCGGGGTTGCGGCCGAGGACGGACCGGCGCAGCGAGGAATTCCTGGCCCGCACCACCCGCGCCATCGCCTGGGCCATGCTGGGCGCAGCGCTGCTCGCCGCCCTGCTGGGGGTGCTGATCTCACGCACGCTGCTGCGGCCGCTGCGCGAGCTGCTGGGCGGCATCCACGCGCTGCAACGTGGGGAGGCCCCCGCTGCTCTGGCACACACGCGCAGCGACGAGTTCGGGGAGGTGCTGGGGGCGTTTGGCGAGATGCACGCGGACGTGCTGCGCAACCAGCAGGCCCGCCGCCGCTTGACCGCTGACATCGCGCACGACCTCAATACGCCCCTCTCCGTGATCTCAGGCACGCTGGAGGGCATTCTGGACGGCACCTTTCAGTCCACTCCCGAGCGGCTGCGGCGGCTGCAGCGCGAAACCGGCAACGTTGCGCGGTTGGTGGGCGACCTGCGCTTTCTGGCCCTCGCCGACGCGGGTGAACTGCAGGTCAGCCGCGAACCCACCGATGTGACCGCGCTGATCCGTGAGGCGGTGGCCCCCTTTCAGGAACTCGCCGCCGCCGGGGGCGTGACCCTCCGCGCAGCGCTGCCAGAGGGTGGCCTGCACGCCGAGCTCGACCCCGGCCGCATCACCCGGGTCCTTCACAACCTGCTGTCCAACGCGCTGGCGCACACGCCGGCGGGCGGTGAGGTGCAGGTGGAGGCAGCGGCTGAAGGCGGGTCCCTGTGGGTGCGGGTGGCAGATACCGGCAGCGGCATTGCTCCCGAAAACCTGCCCCACGTCTTCGACCGGCTGTACCGCGCCGACACCTCCCGCTCCTCGGGGGGGAGCGGTCTGGGCCTGAGCATTTGCAAATCCATCGTCGAGGCCCACCGCGGCACTATCGCCGTGATGAGCGAGCCTGGACGGGGAACGGCCGTGACCTTCACATTGCCAGGACTTACATTTTGA
- a CDS encoding zinc-dependent peptidase: protein MFRFLRRQAVLRQPFPTAWLSVLEREVPWYVHLPPELQVRLQTRIQIFLGEKAFVGCGGLEVTDRMRVVIAAQACRLELHHTPTHFPDCQTLFVYPGAFVSAFTRVLPGGVVQQEPVIRVGESWHRGSVVLAWDAVEAALYEDPGGRNVVLHEFAHQLDGGDGPPDGVPLLRDRAAYARWTRVMGAALERLRRALWFGFAPIDPYAATSPPEFFAVTTELYFEVPEQLRAFSPDVFALLEDYYGALPAASSQLLN from the coding sequence ATGTTTCGATTCCTGCGGCGTCAGGCCGTTCTCCGGCAACCCTTTCCCACCGCTTGGCTGAGCGTTCTTGAGCGGGAGGTGCCCTGGTACGTCCACCTGCCGCCCGAGTTGCAGGTGCGGCTGCAGACCCGCATCCAGATTTTCCTGGGTGAGAAGGCGTTCGTGGGCTGCGGCGGCCTGGAGGTCACAGACCGTATGCGGGTGGTGATCGCCGCCCAGGCGTGTCGCCTGGAGCTGCACCACACGCCCACCCATTTTCCCGACTGTCAGACCCTCTTTGTGTATCCCGGCGCCTTCGTCTCGGCCTTCACCCGGGTGCTTCCCGGCGGCGTGGTGCAGCAGGAGCCCGTGATTCGCGTCGGCGAGTCGTGGCACCGGGGCAGCGTTGTGCTCGCCTGGGACGCCGTGGAAGCGGCGCTGTATGAAGATCCCGGAGGGCGAAACGTCGTCCTGCACGAATTCGCTCATCAGCTTGACGGGGGGGACGGTCCCCCCGACGGCGTGCCCCTGCTGCGGGACCGGGCCGCCTACGCCCGCTGGACGCGGGTGATGGGCGCGGCCCTCGAGCGCCTGCGCCGGGCGCTGTGGTTTGGTTTTGCCCCCATCGATCCCTACGCCGCCACGAGCCCCCCCGAGTTCTTCGCCGTGACCACCGAACTGTACTTCGAGGTGCCGGAGCAGCTGAGGGCCTTTTCGCCCGACGTGTTTGCCCTGCTGGAGGACTATTACGGCGCGCTTCCAGCCGCTTCCTCCCAATTACTGAACTGA
- a CDS encoding diacylglycerol/lipid kinase family protein, translated as MNQETRGAVLIFNPGAGGRRGVTPEALVGALAESGFRAEYRPTACEEDLDRVLEGVTGPVFVAGGDGTLRGVALRLLGRPGAQLAPLPMGTSNNVAATLDLTDRTLDLAHAYRDASTRPLDVGRVTAPWGDDVFLEACGCGAFAELLCAYRPDEPKSPLRAVGALVSTLTSFEPLPLALAVDGEAHPGEPATVLEVMNIRATGNGLRLATNADPGDGLLDVVRVDALNLAEWVASLAALARDEFETLPTVQTLNARQVEISYTGQVFHVDGEVRPAMPGVTGQVRIEVQPGALTLLLPRESVQ; from the coding sequence ATGAACCAGGAAACGCGCGGCGCGGTGCTGATTTTTAACCCGGGCGCAGGGGGCCGCCGGGGCGTGACGCCAGAAGCGCTTGTCGGGGCTCTGGCGGAGAGCGGCTTCCGCGCCGAGTACCGGCCCACCGCCTGCGAGGAAGACCTGGACCGCGTGCTGGAGGGCGTAACAGGCCCCGTGTTTGTCGCGGGCGGCGACGGTACGCTGCGCGGCGTGGCCCTGCGGCTGCTCGGCCGCCCCGGCGCGCAACTCGCGCCCCTACCGATGGGCACCTCCAACAACGTCGCGGCAACGCTGGACCTCACTGACCGGACCCTGGACCTGGCCCACGCCTACCGTGACGCCTCCACCCGCCCGCTGGACGTGGGCCGCGTCACCGCGCCGTGGGGAGATGACGTCTTTCTGGAAGCCTGCGGCTGCGGAGCCTTCGCCGAGCTGCTGTGCGCCTACCGACCGGACGAACCCAAAAGCCCGCTGCGCGCGGTCGGCGCCCTGGTCTCCACCCTGACCTCCTTCGAGCCGCTGCCGCTGGCCCTGGCGGTCGACGGCGAGGCGCACCCCGGGGAACCGGCCACGGTGCTGGAGGTGATGAACATCCGCGCCACCGGCAACGGTCTGCGCCTCGCCACAAACGCCGATCCAGGTGACGGCCTGCTGGACGTGGTGCGTGTGGACGCCCTGAATTTGGCCGAGTGGGTGGCCTCGCTCGCCGCACTCGCCCGCGACGAGTTCGAAACCTTACCCACGGTGCAGACGCTGAATGCCCGCCAGGTGGAAATTTCCTACACCGGCCAGGTCTTCCACGTGGACGGTGAGGTGCGTCCCGCGATGCCTGGCGTAACCGGACAGGTGCGGATCGAGGTGCAGCCGGGGGCGCTGACGCTGCTGTTGCCCCGGGAATCAGTTCAGTAA
- a CDS encoding alkaline phosphatase family protein, whose product MHRAFLPLLSLLSAGTARPAPAPSTTFSHVFVIVLENHSEEAVIGNPALPKLGALARQGALATNDHGVTHPSLPNYVALIAGNDFGSHSDDAGQRFRGRTLPDELEAAGLTWKGYFQSLPSAGFSGAFGGPLWTYVKRHNPFLLFPSIADRPARAARVVPLPQLAQDLRTGQVPNFALIVPDLCHDLHGSLACPGRAALNARADTFVDAWVQAIRASPAWDARAAIVITFDEAEGNDLRGGGGRIPTIVLTKRGPHGVQSAAPYTHYNLLRTLTDGFGLPPLGQSARTAPMTELFFRRGTGNVAARSTPGHR is encoded by the coding sequence ATGCACCGCGCCTTTTTGCCCCTGCTTTCGCTGCTGAGCGCGGGAACGGCGCGTCCTGCCCCTGCGCCCTCCACCACCTTCTCGCACGTATTCGTCATCGTGCTGGAAAACCACAGCGAGGAGGCCGTCATCGGGAACCCCGCGTTGCCGAAACTGGGGGCCCTTGCCCGGCAGGGGGCACTCGCCACGAACGACCACGGGGTGACCCACCCCAGCCTGCCCAACTATGTGGCCCTGATCGCCGGCAACGACTTTGGCAGCCACAGCGACGACGCCGGGCAACGCTTCCGGGGCCGCACCCTGCCCGATGAACTCGAGGCGGCGGGACTGACTTGGAAGGGCTATTTCCAGTCGCTCCCCTCAGCGGGATTCTCGGGAGCGTTCGGCGGGCCGCTGTGGACCTACGTCAAGCGGCACAACCCGTTCCTGCTGTTTCCCAGCATCGCAGATCGTCCGGCGCGGGCGGCGCGGGTGGTGCCCCTGCCGCAACTCGCCCAGGACCTGCGGACCGGGCAGGTGCCGAACTTCGCCCTGATCGTGCCGGACCTGTGCCACGACCTGCACGGCAGCCTCGCGTGCCCGGGAAGAGCGGCGCTGAACGCGCGGGCCGACACCTTCGTGGACGCCTGGGTGCAGGCCATTCGGGCGAGCCCAGCGTGGGACGCGCGGGCAGCCATCGTAATCACCTTCGACGAGGCCGAGGGGAACGACCTGCGCGGCGGTGGAGGCCGGATTCCAACCATCGTGCTGACGAAACGTGGGCCGCACGGCGTGCAGAGCGCTGCGCCCTACACGCACTACAACCTGTTGAGGACGTTGACGGACGGCTTCGGCCTGCCGCCCCTCGGCCAGAGCGCACGGACAGCGCCCATGACGGAATTGTTTTTCCGCCGGGGGACGGGGAACGTGGCCGCACGTTCCACACCGGGCCACCGCTGA
- a CDS encoding metal-sensitive transcriptional regulator has translation MTPEPPTLTQADERILKRLRRIEGQVRGLQRMIEEGRDCHEVLTLLSGIRSALDASGEAILEQYASGCRAQPGEAVTPQDVVRAVKLLRG, from the coding sequence ATGACGCCAGAGCCACCCACCCTTACCCAGGCCGACGAACGCATTCTCAAACGGCTGCGCCGGATTGAGGGCCAGGTCCGTGGGTTGCAACGCATGATTGAGGAGGGCCGCGACTGCCACGAGGTGCTGACGCTGCTCTCGGGCATTCGCAGCGCCCTTGACGCCTCCGGCGAAGCCATCCTGGAGCAGTACGCCTCGGGCTGCCGCGCGCAGCCAGGCGAAGCGGTCACCCCGCAGGACGTGGTGCGGGCCGTGAAACTGTTGCGGGGCTGA
- a CDS encoding HU family DNA-binding protein, translating to MLLTMTKKSTKAPAKKTAAKAAPAPAQAEAPRKEGREGSGKIAKTQLVELVADKTGLTKKQSEEAVSAMLGVIVDAVKGGQSVGLPGLGTLSVKATAARTGVRPGTSERIQIPAGKKVAFKVASTLKSSLGLTGDDASE from the coding sequence ATGCTGCTCACCATGACGAAGAAATCGACGAAAGCGCCCGCCAAGAAGACCGCTGCCAAGGCGGCTCCCGCCCCCGCCCAGGCTGAGGCTCCCCGCAAGGAAGGCCGCGAGGGCAGCGGCAAGATTGCCAAGACCCAGCTCGTGGAACTGGTCGCCGACAAGACCGGCCTGACCAAGAAGCAGAGCGAGGAGGCCGTCAGCGCCATGCTGGGCGTGATTGTGGACGCCGTAAAGGGCGGCCAGAGCGTCGGCCTGCCCGGCCTGGGCACCCTGAGCGTCAAGGCCACCGCCGCCCGCACCGGCGTGCGTCCCGGCACCTCCGAGCGTATCCAGATCCCTGCCGGCAAGAAGGTCGCCTTCAAGGTCGCCAGCACCCTGAAGTCTTCCCTGGGCCTGACCGGCGACGACGCCAGCGAGTAA
- a CDS encoding serine hydrolase domain-containing protein encodes MIPGRTQALLAQALEAGLCGAALGVVTAGGGRDTLFLGQAAREPELLPLTEDTFWDLASLTKPLFTAREVLRASEEGLIDLDDTLGTHLPDLAWMQETGLKSRTLRQVLTHSAGLPAWAPLYTWGDAALIRARVLQEPWHLTPPGEVVYSDLGYVLLGLLLERVRGQALRDFTLPPGLTFTPDPSHSAATERCPWRARVLRGETHDENGFALGGASGHAGLFGTLAAVLDQAQALLRGGWLSPAAQAAAVRLHVPGRTLAFVAPQPGWSGGGLCSPNAFGHTGFTGTGFWVDPERGLAWALLTNRVHPSRHTSTDIQALRRAVGNTLLAAQG; translated from the coding sequence ATGATTCCAGGGCGGACGCAGGCACTTCTGGCGCAGGCGCTGGAGGCAGGCCTGTGCGGCGCGGCCCTCGGCGTGGTGACGGCGGGCGGAGGGCGGGACACCCTGTTTCTGGGACAGGCGGCGCGCGAACCCGAACTGCTGCCCCTGACGGAAGACACCTTCTGGGACCTCGCCAGCCTGACCAAGCCGCTGTTTACGGCGCGCGAGGTGCTGCGGGCCTCCGAGGAAGGTCTGATCGATCTCGACGACACGCTGGGTACGCACTTGCCCGATCTGGCGTGGATGCAGGAAACCGGCCTCAAAAGCCGGACCCTGCGGCAGGTGCTCACGCACTCGGCCGGACTGCCTGCTTGGGCTCCCCTCTACACCTGGGGCGACGCCGCGCTGATCCGGGCGCGCGTCTTGCAAGAACCCTGGCACCTCACCCCACCAGGCGAGGTGGTGTACAGCGATCTGGGGTACGTCTTGCTGGGCCTGCTGCTGGAACGCGTACGTGGACAGGCCCTCCGTGACTTTACCCTGCCCCCAGGCCTCACCTTTACCCCGGACCCCTCCCACAGCGCCGCGACCGAGCGCTGCCCATGGCGCGCGCGGGTGCTCCGCGGCGAGACGCACGACGAGAACGGCTTTGCGCTGGGCGGCGCGTCGGGGCATGCCGGCCTTTTCGGCACCCTGGCCGCGGTGCTGGACCAGGCGCAGGCGCTGCTGCGGGGCGGCTGGCTTTCTCCGGCGGCGCAGGCAGCGGCCGTGCGCCTCCACGTGCCGGGCCGCACGCTCGCCTTCGTGGCCCCCCAACCGGGCTGGAGCGGCGGTGGCCTGTGCAGCCCGAACGCTTTTGGTCACACCGGCTTTACCGGCACCGGCTTCTGGGTGGACCCGGAGCGGGGCTTGGCGTGGGCGCTGCTCACCAACCGCGTTCACCCTTCGCGGCATACCTCCACCGACATCCAGGCGCTGCGGCGGGCGGTAGGCAACACGCTGCTGGCGGCACAGGGATAA